The Prodigiosinella aquatilis region CTCCGGTTACGGCTATGACCAGCGCCTTGAATTGCATGGCGCCAAAGGTGTGCTGAGCGCGGGCAATATTCGTGAAAACGTGGTGGAACAGTGGACAGACGAAGGCTGTCTGGCTGCCAAACCCGAACATTTTTTCCTGCAACGCTACCGTGATGCCTATGCCGCAGAATGGTGCCATTTCGTTGATGTCCTCAATGGCCGCACTCAGCCGGAGTGTACCGGTACGGATGGTGAGCGGGCGTTGTATCTGGCTGACAAAGCGCTTGAGTCTCTGGCTCAGGGCAAAGAAATCACGTTGTAACCTTACCTGCTAATAAAACCCTACGATCCCTAACCCAGTAGAGAAAAAAACAATGAAAAAGATAATCAACGTCACCGTCACCCTCATCGCACTCAGTATTGCGGGGTTGGCTCAGGCAAAGAATGAACAGATTGTTTTTAGTACCCCCAACCTTGCCATGCCGTTTGAGGTGCATATGCAACGCACCGCCGAGAAAGTCGCCAAAGATCTCGGCATTAACTTGCAAGTGCTGGATGGTCAGGGCAGCTCACCGAAACAGTCCTCTGATCTGGAAAATGCGATTACCCGCGGTGCACAGGGCTTTGTGGTATCACCCAATGACGTGAACGCGGTAGCCGGTTCCGTAAAAGAAATTCAGGATGCGCACCTGCCGGTCGTGACGCTGGACCGCTCGATAAACACCAAGCAAAAAGTGCCGCATTTCGGTGCCAATAACTACAAAGGCGGGCAGGCGATTGCCAATTTCGTCAAATCCCGATTCCCGAATGGCGCCGACATCATTCTGTTGACCGGACAACCGGGTTCTTCCTCCAACATTGAACGGACTAATGGTATTCGCGACAGCCTGAAGGCCGGTGGCAGCAAATACCATATCGTCGTTGACCAGAGCGGTAACTGGATGCGCTCACAAGGGATGAGCATTGTGGAAAGTGCACTGCCGGCGCTGCCTAAACGTCCGCAGGTGATTTTGTCAGCTAATGATGACATGGCACTGGGTGCTATCGAAGCGTTGCAGGAGGAGGGACTAAAACCGGGTGACGTGATGGTGACCGGGTTTGATGCCGTGCCAGAAGCATTGGCTCGTATTCGTGATGGCTGGATGGCGGTAACCGCCGACCAACGTCCAGGATACGCCGTGACGACTGCTCTGACGCAATTGACTGACAATATCCGTAACAAAACGCCCATCACCGGCGCCGACTACCCACCGATCATCATTACCAAAGATAACTTGAAGGATGCGGAGCGTATTGGGGAAATCAGCAAATAAATCAATCAAATACGGGCTGCTTTCCGGCGGCCCGTGCCGGAGGATTGCGATTCATGACTGAACCTTTACTGAAAATCACTGATCTGGCCAAGAGTTTTTCCGGTGTATGGGCGTTGAGCAAAGTTCAACTGACCGTGCTGCCGGGGGAAATACACGCCCTGCTGGGGGAAAACGGCGCCGGTAAATCGACGCTGTTGAAGGCCCTCTCAGGGGCACAACCACAGACCAGCGGCGATATCTGGTTTGGCGGTCGAGTGCTGTCGGCACAGGATTCGCCGGTTGATCGGCAAAAAGCCGGCATCATTACCATTTATCAGGAATTCAATCTGTTACCGAATATGACGGTGGCAGAAAACATGTTCCTTGGCCGGGAAATACTGCGTGGCAATCTGTTTGTAGAAAACGCGGCGGTCAATCAGGAAGCGAAATTGATATTGGATTATCTGCAACTGAATATCGCCCCCACCACCGAGGTCGCGAGGTTGAGTGTCGCGCAGCAGCAGATGGTGGAAATTGCCCGGGCGCTGACGCTCAATGCGCGGCTGATTGTGATGGATGAGCCGTCGGCGGCGCTCAGTGACAGTGAAGTGGCAAGCCTGCACCGGGTGGTTCGGGAGCTGAAAAACCGGGGCGTCAGTGTGATTTATGTGACGCATCGTCTGCACGAAGTCTTCCAGCTTTGTGAGCGTTTTACGGTGTTTCAAGATGGCCGTTATACCGGCTCGGGTGATGTTGCCGACACCAACGTTGAGGAAATTATTCGCATGATGGTGGGCCGTGATGTGGTGTTTGACCGGCGCCCGCTAGCCGAGACGAGCCATAAGGATAAGCCGGTCCGCCTACAGGTCATGGGACTGAGCCGGGAAAAATCGTCGCTTGATTCTCATGGCATCACGTTAAAAGACATCAGTTTCCAGGTTCATGCAGGTGAAGTGTTGGGTATCGCTGGATTGGTCGGCGCCGGGCGTACCGAAATCGCCCGCTGTCTGTTTGGCGCGGATGGATTTTCCACGGGTGAATTTATGTTGGATGGTCAGCCTTATCATCCCACCGACCCCATGCACGCATTGGAACAAGGCATCGCGCTGGTGCCGGAAGACCGTAAAAAAGAGGGGGCGGTGCTGGGGTTGTCCATTCGGGACAACATTTCGCTGTCCAGCCTCTCGTCATTACTGCATTGGCGCTGGTTCGTTGATACCCGCAAAGAGGACCAACTCATCGAATCCTATCGTCAGGCACTGCATATCAAGATGGTCGACAGCCAGCAGGAGGTGCGCAAGCTCTCTGGTGGCAATCAGCAAAAGGTCATTCTGGCGCGCTGTATGGCACTGAATCCCAAAGTGTTGATCGTAGATGAGCCGACGCGCGGTATTGATGTTGGTACCAAATCCGAAGTGCATCAGGTGTTGTTCGATATGGCGAAGCAGGGCGTGGCGGTCATTGTTATATCTTCTGATCTGCCGGAAATCATGGCGATTTCAGATCGGATCATCACGCTCAGTGAAGGGCGTGTGACCGGAGAAATACACGGCGACGACGCTACGGAAGAGAAACTGATGACCATGATGGCTATCTGCCACAACGCATTACACGCAGCATAACGGAGGTTACTCATGTTGCCGCTTTCCAAAACCCAGCTACCGGTCGAAAGCCGGAGAAAAATTGACCCCATCGCGTTCTTCGAGCGTTTTGGTGTGTTGATTTTCATGATTCTGTTGCTGATTTTCTTTCAATTGCAGAACAGCCATTTTCTGACTGAACGCAACATTACCAATATTCTTACCGAAGTTTCTATCTACGGCATCATGGCCGTAGGTATGACCTTCGTTATTCTGACCGCCGGGATAGATCTGTCGGTTGGTTCCATTCTGGCGGTATGCGCCATGGCTGCCGCCACCTTTATCAAAGGTAACAACTTAACCACTGTCGATCCCAATGCCTGGTATGGCATGAGCTGGCTTATTGGTCTGGGTATTTGCCTGGGGATGGGAACTGTCATCGGATTTCTGCAAGGATTGGGCGTAACTCGTCTGCGCTTACCGCCGTTTATTGTCACGTTGGGAGGAATGACCATCTGGCGCGGATTGACGCTGGTCATCAATAACGGTGCGCCGGTGGCCGGTTTTGATGCCGGATATCGCTGGTGGGGGCGGGGAGAGTTGCTGGGCATCTCTATTCCGATCTGGATTTTTGCCCTGGTGGCCATTATCGGTTATCTGGCGCTGCATAAAACCCGCTGGGGACGGTTTGTCTACGCTATCGGCGGTAATACCGAAGCGGCGCGTCTGGCTGGTGTGAATGTGCGCCGGGTACTGGTCAGTGTGTATGTGGTGATTGGCTGCCTGTCCGGTCTGGCGGGGTTTATTCTCAGCGCCCGGTTGGGAAGCGCAGAAGCGGTGGCAGGAATATCGTTCGAACTACGCGTGATTGCCTCGGTGGTCATTGGCGGAACCTCACTGATGGGCGGATACGGACGCATTAGCGGCACCGTCATTGGTTCCATCATCATGGGCATCCTGATTAACGGGTTGGTGCTGATGAACGTTTCGGCTTACTACCAGCAAATCATTACCGGGCTGATCATCATACTGGCGGTGGCCTTTGATACTTACGCGAAAAGTCGGCGTGGCGCTATGTAATTGGGGTGAACAGCATTGCTCCGAACGAGGTTGATATGAAAGAAGTTCGTATTGGATTAATCGGAACGGGCTATATCGGACGTGCACATGCGATTGCTTATACGCAGGCACCAACAGTATTTCCGCTCAAAGGCCGTTTGGTCAAAGCGATGGTAGCGGAAATATCACCTGAACTGGCCGCCCGGCGGGCGCAGGAGTTTGGTTTTTTACGTTCAACCGGCGACTGGTGTGAATTAGTGGCGGATCCGGATATCGACGTGGTGGATATCTGTTCTCCCAACTTTTTACATAAAGAGATGGCGATGGCTACCATCCGGCATGGCAAGCATGTCTACGCCGAAAAACCGCTGGCGCTGAATGCCGCAGATGCACGGGATATGGTAGATGCCGCGCATCTGGCCGGGGTGAAAACGCTGATGGGGTTCAACTACATGAAAAACCCCACGGCCAAACTGGCGAAAGAGATCATCACTCATGGCGAGATAGGCGAGGTTACCCATTTCTACGGGACACATAACGAAGATTATCTGGCGGATCCGTCGACACCCGCCGATTGGCACTGTTTCAACGAAACCGCTGGACTCGGCGCGCTGGGTGACCTGGGGGCGCACATTGTCAACATGGCGCAGTACCTGGTGGGGGATATCGCCAGTGTGTGTGGTGATTTGCAGACCGTGATACCGCAGCGTCCGTCCGGGGCAGGGGCGTCTACACCGGTGCGGGTGGAAAACGAAGATCAGGCCCATGCGATGGTGCGGTTTGCCAACGGTGCGCACGGCGTAATTGAAACCTCCCGTGTCGCCTGTGGCCGCAAAATGGGGTTGACCTACGTCGTCACCGGTACAAAAGGTGCGCTGAGCTTCACTCAGGAGAGAATGGCGGAGCTGAAGCTGTACCGACAGGATGATCCGGCCAATCGCCAGGGATTCCGCACGTTGCTGACTGGGCCACTGCATCCTGATTACGCCGCATTCTGTGCCAGTGCCGGACATGGTATTGGTTTCAATGATCAGAAAACGGTAGAAGTTCGTGATCTGGTCGACGGCATTGCCGCCGATTTGCCGCTATGGCCGGATTTTGAAGAAGGGTGGAAAGTGTCGCGGATTCTGGATGCCATCGTCTTATCACATCAGGTATCGCGCTGGGTTGAGGTGAGCTGATATTCCGGCAACTAACTGAATTTACATTCCTTCTTTATTAACAGGATCTCGTCGCTATGAGTATGGAAAAAACCTTAGATGTGATTTGTATGGGGCGGGTAGCCGTCGATCTCTACGGACAACAGATTGGTGCCCGTCTGGAAGATATGGGTAGCTTTGCCAAATATCTGGGCGGTTCCTCCGGCAATGTCGCCTATGGTACGGCACGGCAGGGATTACGATCATCCATGTTGGCACGGGTGGGCGACGAGCATATGGGGCGCTTTCTGCGCGAGGAGTTACAACAGGTCGGCTGCGATACCAGCCATTTGATTACTGATAAAGAGCGACTGACCGCACTGGTGGTGTTGGGGATTAAAGATCGTGAAACCTTCCCGCTGATTTTCTATCGGGATAACTGTGCGGACATGGCCATTACACCGGAGGATTTCAGTGAGGAATACATTGCCGCTTCCCGTTGTCTGGCGGTGACTGGCACGCACCTTTCTCACCCCCGTACCCGTGAAGCGGTATTAACGGCGCTACGCTATGCGCGGCGCAATGGGGTCAAAACGGTGTTGGATATCGACTACCGCCCAGTGCTGTGGGGATTGACCTCGCTGGGGGATGGTGAAACGCGGTTTATTGAATCGACACCGGTCACGGCGCAGCTACAACAGGTGCTGAATCTGTTTGACGTGATTGTTGGCACGGAAGAGGAGTTCCATATTGCCGGTGGCAGCACCGATACACTGGCGGCGTTGCATCAGGTACGGGTGGTAACGCAGGCCGAACTGGTGTGTAAACGCGGCTCGCTGGGATGTTCGGTATTCAGTGGCTCAATTCCGGATCATCTGGATAATGGCCTGACGATAAAAGGGGTGCGGGTCGAGGTGCTCAATGTACTCGGCGCGGGTGATGCCTTTATGTCCGGATTGTTGCGTGGTTATCTTGGCGGTGAAGGATGGGAAAAAGCCTGCACTTACGCCAATGCCTGCGGCGCACTGGTGGTATCCCGTCACGGTTGCGCGCCCGCCATGCCGAGCCGCATCGAGCTGGATAACTATTTGTCCCGCGCCGCCGCAGTGCCGCGTCCGGATCTCGACCCTCAACTGAACCATCTGCATCGTGTCACCACCCGGCGCAAGGTGTGGGAAGAGTTATGTGTTATCGCTTTTGATCACCGTAGCCAACTGGAAGATGTGGCGCTTGGCTGCGGTGCCGACATTCAGCGGATTTCGTTACTTAAGCAATTGATTTTGCAGGCCAGTATCGCAGCCGCGCAGCAAGCCGGGCTGGAGGGGAAGGCCGGATTGCTGTGTGACGGCACCTTTGGGCAGGATGCGCTCAATAGCATTACCGGTAAAGGATGGTGGATTGGACGGCCGATTGAACTGCCAGGTTCACGCCCGCTGGTGCTGGAACACGGCAATATCGGCTCACAGCTGATCACCTGGCCGTTGGAGCATGTGGTGAAGTGCCTGGTGTTTTTCCACCCGGACGATGATTGCCATTTGCGTCTGGAGCAGGAACAGAAGGTGATGGAAGTGTATCAGGCCTGCTGCCAGTCCGGCCATGAACTGTTGCTGGAGGTCATTTTACCGGCGGATATGCCGCGTAGCGACGATCTCTATCTGCGGGTTATTCAGCGTTTCTACAACCTGGGTGTGCAGCCGGACTGGTGGAAGTTGCCACCGTTGTCAGCGACCGGATGGGAACAGCTGACCCACCTTCTTGAGCTGCGTGATCCGCACTGCCGTGGCGTGGTCATTCTGGGGTTGGACGCGCCGCTGGACAGCTTGCGGCAGGGCTTCAATGCGGCGGTGGGTTTCCCCATTGTCAAAGGATTTGCCGTCGGACGCACCTTATTCGCCCAGCCCGCGCAGAGTTGGCTGAAAGGTGAGATTGGCGACGATCTGCTGGTTCAGCACATTAAACACAACTATCTACAACTGATCGCCCTGTGGCGCCAGCGTGGGTAACCCAAACCTCTTTACCAGTAAATTAAGGGAAAATAGTATGGCCGTTCAACTTGGTATTAACCCACTGACCTGGACCAATGACGATCTGCCCTCACTGGGTGCGGAAACGCCGCTGGAAACCTGTCTGAGTGAAGGCAGGCAGGCGGGTTTCGCTGGTTTTGAACTGGGGAACAAATTCCCTCGCCAGCCCGGTGTATTGGGGCCGATTCTGGAAAAACACGATCTCGCTCTGGTTTCCGGTTGGTATTCCGGGCAACTGCTCACCCACACGGTGGAGGAGGAGATCGAAGCGGTGCAGGATCATCTCAATCTGTTGCGCTCTCTGGGCGCTGACGTCATGGTGTTTGCCGAAGTGACGGGGGCGATTCATGGCGACCAGCAAAAGCCGGTACATCTGCGTCCCCGTTTCCCGGTGGAGCGGTGGCGGGAATATGGAGACAAACTGAGCGAGTTTGCCCGTTATACCCAACGTCAAGGTGTGCAGATCGCCTACCATCACCATATGGGAACCGTGATTGAAAGTGCAGATGACGTGGACAAATTGATGGAATATACCGGACCGGAAGTCGGTTTGTTGCTGGATACCGGCCACCTGACGTTTGCCGGAGACGATCCCGTGGTAGTTGCTGAACGCTGGGCAACGCGCATCAATCACGTTCACTGCAAAGATATTCGCCCTGATGTGCTACGGGATGTCAAAAACCGTAAAACCAGCTTTCTGGATGCGGTGCTTGGTGGGGTATTTACCGTGCCGGGGGACGGTTGTGTCGATTACCCGGCGGTATTCCGTATCCTGGAGGCGCATCACTATCAGGGGTGGCTGGTAGTGGAAGCTGAGCAGGATCCGGCGGTGGCTGATCCGCTGACTTATGCCACCCTGGGATTTAACAATCTGCAACGCCTGGCTCAACAGGCCGGGCTGATTTAATCATCGTGTCTTACTGAAGCATTCACACCGCGTGGATGCTCTCAGTCAAGGAGGATTGCCATGTCTCAGCTGTTATCCCGCTACCATATTCCGGACGAACAGGGTTGCATACAGCGTATCACCCCGGAGAAGGCCGGTTGGGAATATGTGGGTTTTGAAGTCTACCAACTGGAAGCCGGTATAATGTTGTCGCTGGCGGCATCTGATAATGAACGCTGCCTGGTGTTACTGGGTGGCAAGGCCACAGTGACGACACCGAAAGCGAGCTTTGAGCATATCGGTGAACGGATGGGCCCGTTTGAGCGTAAAAAACCGTATGCCGTGTATGTCTCATCCGGTGAAGCCATCACGGTTGTGGCACACACATCGCTGGAACTCGCGGTGTGTTCGGCGCCGGGACAGGGTACTTATCCCACGCGCTTGATCGCTCCACAGGATATTGACGCCGAACCGCGTGGCTATGGCAACAACCGCCGTTACGTGCACAACATTCTGCCGGAGAATAAAGCCGCAGACAGTCTGCTGGTAGTGGAAGTCTATACCGACGAAGGTTGCACCAGCTCGTATCCCAGCCACAAACACGATCGTGATGATCCTCCCCATGAAACCTATCTGGAAGAAACCTATTACCATCGGCTCAATCCACCTCAGGGATTTTGCCTGCAACGGGTGTACACCGATGATCGCTCACTGGATGAAAGCATGGCGGTTTACGATAAAGATGTCGTGATGGTGCCGAAAGGGTATCACCCGGTAGCGACCATTGCTGGTTATGACAGCTACTATCTGAATGTCATGGCGGGTCCGACACGGCAATGGCGTTTTAGTTGGGAGTCTGACCACCAGTGGATTAACAGTCCGGAATATGCGGCCAAGCATAGCGGGACGGCGTGACCATGTTACGGCCAGCGGCTAACGCTATCTTCAGCGCGCCATTCCTGTCGGTTTTGACGTCAATGTGTCGGCTTTAGCGGAGATCCCCGTTTTCACGGGGATTATATGTTCGGAAGACAGAAACGACGAGTCAGACAGGCAAACACCTGAACGTGGAAAAGAGAAGCTGGTTTCTCATTGCATTTTTTTCACTTCTTCCCCAAGCTGCCATACCGCCATCGCGTAGTGGATACTATGGTTATAACGCGTGATGGTGTAGAAGTTGGGCAATCCGTACCAGTATTGATAACGGTTGCCCATATCCAGACGCAGTAGACTGACTTCCTGCACATTCCCCAGTGGCCTTATCGGCCTTAACCCCGCGTTCAGCAGTGCAGAAACCGGATAGTGGGTATCGAAGCCGGTATCAAGCGCCAATGCCTGACCATTCGCCGGTACGGCCACGTTGCCACCTTTGATCCAGCCATGGGCATGGAAGTAATTGGCGACGCTGCCAATCGCATCGATGGGATCCCACAGATTCGCAATACCATCGCCATTGAAATCCACCGCATACTTTCTGAAAGCTGAAGGCATAAACTGCCCATAGCCCATGGCACCAGCAAAGGAACCGCGCAAGGATAGCGGGTCAAATCCGTCTTCCCGGGCCATCAGCAGAAAATACTCCAGTTCGGTTCTAAAGTAGTCGGCACGGCGCGGGTAAGCGAAGGTCAGGGTGGCCAATGCGTCGATGATGCGGGTTTTCCCCATCACACGACCCCAACGGGTTTCCACTCCGATAATGCCGACGATGATTTCGGGCGGCACACCATATATTTGCCAGGCGCGGTTCAGCGCATCTTGATATTGGTTCCAGAATATGACGCCATTCTGCACATTCTTCGGCGTAAGGAACTGTTTGCTGTAGCGGAGCCAGGCACCATTCGGAATATTCAATGGCGGTTCTGTCGATGGCCGTGGCGCCTGCCTATCCATCAGCCGGATTACCCAGTCCAGGCGTCGAGTCTGCGCCAGCACATCGTGCAATTGCTGGCGGTCGAAACCATGCTCTCGTACCATTTTATCGACAAAGCGATCCATATCCGGATTGAAAGCAAAATCGCCTGTCGATAAATTGCCAGTATGTGATGGGTCGAGCAAAAAACCACCCGATGTATTCGCTGGCGGGTGTTCGGACATCTCGGCGGAAGAGGGGGAAGTCGATTTATTACTGCTACAGGCAGACAACAGAACAAGAAACGGCAAAATAGCTATCAGATGACGCATCAGATATCCATACAACCTGGAAAGAAACAACGTGATAGCACTGTAGCGCATCGGCCCGCATGAAAAAACCGGATTGTGAGTTACGAACAGATTAAGGGATAAAGTAACCTGTTCGTGATGGTCTTTCCCGGCTCGGTTCGGCCCGCTCCGCTTGCAAATCGGCAATCACCACTTGTGCCCCCAGCCGGGCAAAAGCCTGGCTGATTGACAAGCCGATCCCCTGGGTGCCTCCGGTCACCAACAAGACCTGTCCGGCAAAGGCCGTGGCTGAAAAGGTCTGTCTAATAGTACGTTATGAGACATCTCGTTATCCTTATGCGGCGGGGTAATGCGTGCGATTAATTATCTGTGCATGTGCCCCGACCGGAAAATTGCTTAATGTGCTGAAATGTTCATCGCTATAACCCAGGATCTTGCCGTCGGTGATCATCTGCTGTAAATCAATCATCAACACCCCTAGCGTAGGAATGATTTTTTCACGCCAGATGAACAGATAAAGCTGCTTGGCGATTTTGATATAATGACAACGATCTACATCTGCCAGACCTTTTTCCACGCCATCCAGACATTGCCACGCATAAAATGAGCCATTGAGATAAATGTGTTCGTAACGTTCGGTCTCGCTATACACGTACAGGTTGCGCAAACCAATTAATTCATCGGTAGCGGTATGAGGTACATCCTCCTGACGGTACGGTTTATCTAACGTGCCGTGATAGTAGTCCACCTTCACTGCCGTCAATTCCAACCCTTTTCCCACCCGGGTAAACGGGTCTAGATGAATTTGCTGCTCATCAGGTAACAGGCCCTCAACCAGAGTGAATCCTCCTCCGTTGATATCAAGCACCAGACTGACGGTTGTAGAAGCTTTTTCCGGATGTAAAAAATCGATAAAAAATATACCGTTACGGATATTGGTAGCACGGTATTGTATTGCACTGTGACCACCCCAGATTAATTCCTGAGCACTGATGAAGCGACACTCCACCGATTCCAGCGCGTCGAAATGCAGCTGGTAACATTGATTGACCAATGCATCGGTAGTTTCGAGAACATTACTGTGAGGGGCGAAGCCGGTTGCCAGATCGCCTACTTGAATAAAAACGGGTTCCGTCGTCATGGAGATACCTTTGTTTATAATGAGTTAAAAGCCAATGTGGGTACATCGACAATGGTGGATCCGCCGTCTGCCACCAGTGTGGCGCCGGTTAAAATAGACGCGGCTGGCGAACTGACAAACTGGCAGATAGCCGCAATTTCATCTGCTGTAGCCGGTCGCCGTAATGGGACGTCACGGCAGACATAGTGATATGCCTGCTCCAGCGTCAATTGGTGAGCGTCCATCAACGGAAGCATCTCCTCGTCCGCCATTGGTGTTCTGACCCATCCGGGGCATACGGCATTGGCACGAACGCCCAGAGGACCATAATCCCGTGCTACGGAGCGCATCAGTCCCAGTAATGCATGTTTGGCTGTTACATAGCCGCAGACATCCGGTCCTGCCGCCAGTGAAGCAATGGACGCGACAAAAACAATGTTGCCCCGGGTTTTTATCAACTCGGGCAGACAGGCTCTGGCGGTCGCGAAGGCGCTGGTCAGGTTGCTTTCTAACGACTGCT contains the following coding sequences:
- a CDS encoding SDR family oxidoreductase encodes the protein MSPVTIITGGGTGIGAACARRLSAEGARVILIGRRIEPIASLAQEIGAIALAGDVSNAASWQLLSKEIATNGQIVDRVICCAGGMGMGKITDMSDADWQQSLESNLTSAFATARACLPELIKTRGNIVFVASIASLAAGPDVCGYVTAKHALLGLMRSVARDYGPLGVRANAVCPGWVRTPMADEEMLPLMDAHQLTLEQAYHYVCRDVPLRRPATADEIAAICQFVSSPAASILTGATLVADGGSTIVDVPTLAFNSL